From a single Pseudomonas serboccidentalis genomic region:
- the prfB gene encoding peptide chain release factor 2 (programmed frameshift), translated as MEINPILNTIKDLSERSETIRGYLDYDQKHERLTEVNRELEDPSVWNKPEYAQELGRERSALAQIVDTLDELNAGLADCRDLLDMAVEENDEGAVGDVVAELARLEESLAKLEFRRMFSHEMDPNNAYLDIQAGSGGTEAQDWANILLRMYLRWADKRGFEATIMELSAGEVAGIKGATVHIKGEYAFGWLRTEIGVHRLVRKSPFDSGNRRHTSFSAVFVSPEIDDKVEIEINPADLRIDTYRSSGAGGQHVNTTDSAVRITHVPTNTVVSCQNERSQHANKDTAMKMLRAKLYEQEMQKRNAASQALEDTKSDIGWGHQIRSYVLDASRIKDLRTNIERSDCDKVLDGDIDEYLEASLKSGL; from the exons ATGGAAATCAACCCGATCCTGAACACCATCAAGGACCTGTCCGAGCGCTCCGAAACTATTCGGGGGTATCTT GACTACGATCAAAAGCATGAGCGTCTGACTGAAGTCAATCGCGAGCTTGAAGATCCGAGTGTCTGGAACAAACCTGAATACGCCCAGGAACTGGGCCGCGAGCGCTCGGCGCTGGCGCAGATCGTCGACACCCTCGATGAACTGAACGCCGGTCTGGCCGATTGCCGCGACCTGCTGGACATGGCCGTCGAAGAAAACGACGAAGGCGCAGTGGGCGATGTCGTCGCCGAGCTGGCCCGTCTCGAAGAAAGCCTGGCCAAGCTTGAATTCCGCCGTATGTTCAGCCACGAGATGGACCCGAACAACGCCTACCTGGACATCCAGGCCGGTTCCGGTGGCACCGAGGCCCAGGACTGGGCCAACATCCTGCTGCGCATGTACCTGCGCTGGGCGGACAAACGCGGTTTCGAAGCGACCATCATGGAGCTGTCGGCCGGTGAAGTGGCCGGTATCAAGGGCGCGACCGTGCACATCAAGGGCGAGTACGCCTTTGGCTGGCTGCGCACCGAGATCGGCGTGCACCGTCTGGTGCGCAAGAGCCCGTTCGACTCCGGCAACCGTCGCCACACCTCGTTTTCTGCGGTGTTCGTCTCGCCTGAGATCGATGACAAGGTGGAAATCGAGATCAACCCGGCAGACCTGCGGATCGACACCTATCGTTCCTCCGGTGCCGGTGGTCAGCACGTAAACACCACCGACTCGGCCGTACGTATCACCCACGTACCGACCAACACCGTGGTCAGCTGCCAGAACGAACGTTCCCAGCACGCCAACAAGGACACCGCCATGAAAATGCTGCGGGCCAAGTTGTACGAGCAGGAAATGCAGAAGCGCAACGCCGCGTCGCAAGCGCTGGAAGATACCAAGTCGGACATCGGCTGGGGTCACCAGATCCGCTCTTACGTGCTCGATGCGTCGCGGATCAAGGATCTGCGCACCAACATCGAACGCAGCGACTGCGACAAGGTACTCGACGGCGACATCGACGAATACCTGGAAGCCAGCCTGAAATCGGGGCTGTAA